In Corynebacterium matruchotii, a single genomic region encodes these proteins:
- a CDS encoding ArsR/SmtB family transcription factor: protein MEPAILPQPDANDVLLSRILYVLAEPARLYIFTRLVTNGTVSCLDIADELNLHKSTVSHHLKIFREAGLTTTTVVGRDRKVSFRRAELDARFPGLVDALYAGAQLESLRERP from the coding sequence GTGGAACCAGCGATTCTCCCCCAGCCCGACGCCAATGATGTGCTGCTCAGCCGAATCTTGTATGTGCTTGCCGAGCCGGCCCGCCTCTATATTTTCACCCGGCTCGTCACCAACGGCACCGTAAGCTGCCTTGATATTGCAGATGAGCTCAACCTGCACAAATCGACGGTTTCCCACCATTTGAAGATTTTCCGCGAGGCCGGCCTGACCACGACCACCGTTGTGGGCCGCGACCGCAAGGTGAGTTTCCGGCGCGCCGAGCTCGATGCCCGCTTCCCAGGGCTTGTCGACGCCCTCTACGCCGGCGCCCAGCTCGAATCTCTCCGGGAGCGCCCCTGA